In Canis aureus isolate CA01 chromosome 12, VMU_Caureus_v.1.0, whole genome shotgun sequence, a genomic segment contains:
- the FNDC4 gene encoding fibronectin type III domain-containing protein 4, with protein MPRCLPADSVGTMASLMPLSPYLSPTVLLLVSCDLGFVRADRPPSPVNVTVTHLRANSATVSWDVPEGNIVIGYSISQQRQNGPGQRVIREVNTTTRACALWGLAEDSDYTVQVRSIGLRGESPPGPRVHFRTLKGSDRLPSNSSSPGDITVEGLDGERPLQTGEVVIIVVVLLMWAAVIGLFCRQYDIIKDNDSNNNPKEKGKGPEQSPQGRPVGTRQKKSPSINTIDV; from the exons ATGCCCCGGTGCCTCCCAGCGGACTCGGTGGGGACCATGGCTTCGCTGATGCCTCTCTCCCCATATTTAAGCCCCACGGTCCTCCTGCTGGTCAGTTGTGACCTGGGCTTTGTGCGAGCAG ACCGACCTCCCTCTCCTGTGAATGTGACAGTCACTCACCTCAGAGCCAACTCGGCCACTGTATCCTGGGACGTCCCAGAAGGCAACATCGTCATTGGCTACTCCATTTCCCAGCAA CGACAGAATGGCCCTGGGCAGCGTGTGATCCGGGAGGTGAACACTACCACTCGGGCCTGTGCCCTCTGGGGCTTGGCTGAAGACAGTGACTACACAGTGCAGGTCAGGAGCATCGGCCTCCGAGGAGAGAGCCCCCCAGGGCCTCGGGTGCACTTCCGAACTCTCAAGGGTTCTGACCGGCTACCCTCAAACAGCTCAAGCCCAG GTGACATCACAGTGGAGGGTCTGGATGGAGAGCGACCCCTACAGACGGGGGAAGTGGTCATCATTGTGGTGGTGTTGCTCATGTGGGCTG CTGTAATTGGGCTATTCTGCCGTCAGTATGATATCATCAAGGACAACGACTCCAACAACAACcccaaggagaaggggaaggggccgGAACAGAGTCCTCAGGGAAGGCCAGTGGGGACAAGACAG aaaaagtcacCGTCCATCAACACCATTGATGTATGA